One genomic region from Halococcus qingdaonensis encodes:
- a CDS encoding bifunctional methylenetetrahydrofolate dehydrogenase/methenyltetrahydrofolate cyclohydrolase, translating into MTNVIDGNAVADGIRADLENCVDTLDDAGVTPGLATVLVGDDPASETYVSMKQRDCEEIGMNGIHVELDGDAAPDELYDTIDDLNDDSSVHGYLVQDPVPNQIDYREVIRRIDPGKDVDGFHPENVGRLVAGDARFKPCTPHGVQKLLDAADVDPEGKDVTIVGRSRIVGKPLANLLVQKTDGGNATVTVCHSRTQDLAEKTRRADIVVAAVGAPELVDGSMLSEGTTVIDVGVNRVDADTEKGYELVGDVEFDSAKEKASVITPVPGGVGPMTRAMLLYNTVKAASQQEDVDVSLP; encoded by the coding sequence ATGACGAACGTCATCGACGGCAACGCCGTCGCCGACGGGATTCGCGCCGATCTCGAGAACTGCGTCGACACGCTCGACGATGCGGGCGTCACGCCCGGACTCGCGACGGTGCTGGTCGGCGACGACCCCGCGAGCGAGACCTACGTCTCGATGAAACAGCGCGACTGCGAGGAGATCGGGATGAACGGCATCCACGTCGAACTCGATGGCGACGCCGCACCCGACGAGCTGTACGACACGATCGACGACCTCAACGACGATTCGAGTGTTCACGGCTATCTCGTCCAAGATCCGGTGCCCAACCAGATCGACTACCGCGAGGTCATTCGGCGCATCGACCCAGGAAAGGACGTCGACGGGTTCCACCCCGAGAACGTCGGCCGGCTCGTCGCCGGCGACGCCCGATTCAAACCCTGTACGCCACACGGCGTGCAGAAACTGCTCGACGCGGCCGACGTCGATCCCGAAGGGAAGGACGTCACCATCGTCGGGCGCTCGCGCATCGTCGGCAAGCCGCTCGCGAACCTCCTCGTCCAGAAGACCGATGGCGGCAACGCCACCGTCACCGTCTGTCACTCCCGAACACAGGACCTCGCCGAAAAGACCCGGCGAGCGGACATCGTCGTCGCGGCGGTCGGCGCACCCGAACTCGTCGACGGTTCGATGCTCTCGGAAGGCACGACGGTGATCGATGTCGGCGTCAACCGCGTCGATGCCGACACTGAGAAGGGGTACGAACTCGTCGGCGATGTCGAGTTCGACTCGGCGAAGGAGAAAGCGAGTGTCATTACGCCCGTTCCGGGTGGCGTCGGCCCGATGACGCGCGCAATGCTGCTCTACAACACCGTGAAAGCTGCGAGCCAACAGGAAGACGTCGACGTCTCCCTGCCGTAA
- a CDS encoding SDR family NAD(P)-dependent oxidoreductase, giving the protein MADSTSLSGFEDAVAIVTGASSGIGRASAERFAAEGASVVIADVDREGGEETVERIENDGGEATFVDVDVSDESSVEAMVEETVDTYGGLDIAHNNAGISPSYAPTADVSVEDWEQVIDINLTGVWQCLKAELPAMVESGGGAIVNTASIGGLVASGSAPYTGSKHGVVGLTKTAAVEYGGQGVRVNAICPGVVETPMQQQASEDSTEAVDAVTEAQALNWMADPAEIANAAAWLCSDEASFVTGHPLAVDGGLVAQ; this is encoded by the coding sequence ATGGCAGACAGTACCAGTTTGAGCGGATTCGAGGACGCAGTCGCGATCGTGACCGGCGCGAGCTCGGGCATTGGCCGTGCATCGGCCGAGCGTTTCGCCGCCGAGGGCGCGAGCGTAGTCATCGCCGACGTCGACCGTGAGGGCGGCGAGGAGACCGTCGAACGGATCGAGAACGACGGCGGCGAGGCGACGTTCGTCGACGTCGACGTCTCCGATGAGTCGTCGGTCGAGGCGATGGTCGAGGAGACCGTCGACACCTACGGTGGGCTCGACATCGCGCACAACAACGCCGGCATCAGCCCGTCGTACGCGCCGACGGCCGACGTCTCGGTCGAGGACTGGGAGCAGGTGATCGACATCAACCTCACGGGCGTCTGGCAGTGTCTCAAGGCCGAACTCCCCGCGATGGTCGAGAGCGGCGGCGGTGCGATCGTCAACACCGCCTCGATCGGCGGGCTCGTCGCCAGCGGTAGCGCACCCTACACCGGCAGCAAACACGGTGTCGTCGGGCTCACGAAGACCGCCGCAGTCGAGTACGGTGGCCAGGGCGTTCGCGTCAACGCCATCTGTCCGGGCGTCGTCGAGACGCCGATGCAGCAGCAGGCGAGCGAGGACTCCACCGAGGCCGTCGACGCAGTCACCGAGGCGCAGGCACTCAATTGGATGGCCGATCCCGCAGAGATCGCCAACGCCGCCGCGTGGCTCTGCTCCGACGAAGCCTCGTTCGTGACGGGCCACCCCCTCGCGGTCGACGGCGGACTGGTCGCCCAGTAA
- the glyA gene encoding serine hydroxymethyltransferase, whose amino-acid sequence MEYEHVRETDPAVADALAGEVDRQRETLTMIASENHVSEAVMEAQSSALTNKYAEGYPGSRYYGGCEYADEVEQLAIDRAKELWEAEYVNVQPHAGSQANMAVYHAALEPGDKILSLDLSHGGHLSHGHPMNFAGKVYDVEHYEVDPDTGRFDFDEIEDHAHEFEPDMLVTGFSAYPREIDWERFQAIADAVDAYHLADIAHITGLVATGAHPSPVGTVDFVTGSTHKTIRAGRGGIVMAREEYGDDIDSAIIPGMQGGPLMHNVAGKAVGFGEALDPGFDDYIDQVVENAQALGDRMQEHGLSLVSGGTDTHLVLCDLRDSHPDTTGKEVEEALEETGIVLNANTVPGETRSPFVASGIRAGTPALTTRGFDAEACREVADCIARVIDAPDDEGVREEVSADVDALVDRHPLY is encoded by the coding sequence ATGGAGTACGAGCACGTGCGCGAGACGGATCCGGCAGTCGCCGACGCGCTCGCCGGCGAGGTCGACCGCCAGCGCGAGACGCTGACGATGATCGCGAGCGAGAACCACGTCAGCGAGGCGGTCATGGAGGCCCAGAGCAGTGCGCTCACCAACAAGTACGCCGAGGGCTACCCTGGTTCGCGCTACTACGGCGGCTGCGAGTACGCCGACGAGGTCGAACAGCTGGCCATCGACCGCGCGAAGGAGCTCTGGGAGGCCGAGTACGTCAACGTCCAGCCCCACGCCGGCTCGCAGGCGAACATGGCCGTCTACCACGCCGCGCTCGAACCCGGCGACAAGATCCTCTCGCTCGACCTTTCACATGGCGGCCACCTCTCACACGGCCACCCGATGAACTTCGCCGGGAAGGTCTACGACGTCGAACATTACGAAGTCGACCCCGATACGGGGCGCTTCGACTTCGACGAGATCGAGGACCACGCCCACGAGTTCGAGCCCGACATGCTCGTCACGGGCTTTTCGGCCTACCCCCGCGAGATCGACTGGGAGCGCTTCCAGGCGATCGCCGATGCGGTCGACGCCTACCATCTCGCCGACATCGCCCACATCACCGGTCTCGTCGCGACGGGAGCCCATCCCTCGCCCGTCGGCACCGTGGACTTCGTCACCGGTAGCACGCACAAGACGATCCGTGCGGGCCGCGGCGGCATCGTGATGGCCCGCGAGGAGTACGGCGACGACATCGATTCGGCGATCATCCCCGGCATGCAGGGCGGGCCGCTGATGCACAACGTCGCGGGCAAGGCCGTCGGCTTCGGCGAGGCGCTCGATCCTGGATTCGACGACTACATCGATCAGGTCGTCGAGAACGCCCAGGCGCTCGGCGACCGCATGCAGGAGCACGGGCTCTCGCTCGTTTCCGGCGGGACCGACACCCACCTCGTACTCTGTGATCTGCGCGATTCCCACCCCGATACGACTGGCAAGGAAGTGGAGGAGGCACTGGAGGAGACCGGTATCGTCCTCAACGCGAACACGGTGCCCGGCGAGACCCGCAGCCCGTTCGTCGCCAGCGGGATTCGTGCGGGCACGCCCGCGCTCACCACCCGTGGCTTCGACGCCGAGGCCTGCCGGGAGGTCGCCGACTGCATTGCGCGCGTCATCGATGCCCCCGACGACGAGGGCGTCCGCGAGGAGGTCTCGGCCGACGTGGACGCACTCGTCGATCGTCACCCCCTGTACTGA
- a CDS encoding YcaO-like family protein: MNVGIVGSGPAVEGIETALDDTETNRIDPDAIPEPDLAIVADTAGAVIFEEANELARESATPWLAVELGGIGGQAVCEASITGFGPETACYNCLQARVAASGDSTDSTNGADEDEADEPSTDPATARLAGARAGYEASRLLAGERSPVMGGVVELPHAERRLLAVPNCDCAGERDRELRRGYEDRGLDDALGRAEAALDERVGIVTEVGEIASFPAPYYLARVGETAGFSDASAASEAAGVAADWDRAFMKALGEALERYSAGVYRTEAFEHGTSAEIERAIPPSSFALPEGAETDATASIPWVPGEDLATGESVHLPAEFVQFPPPDHRHGPSITTGLGLGNSGTEALLSGLTEVVERDAAMLSWYSTYEPLGLAVDDEGFETLARRARSEGLTVTPVLLTQDVDVPVVAVAVERDEWPRFAVGSAAGFDPDEVARSALAEALQSWMELRAMGPEEATEAEGEIGQYADTPGPAADFFAVESRVPAASVGPETVPTGQDAFDVLVDRVTEAGLDVYGARLTPRDVESIGFEAVSVLVPGAQPLFTDEAFFGERASEVPQALGFAPRLDRAFHPYP, from the coding sequence ATGAACGTCGGCATCGTCGGCTCCGGTCCCGCCGTCGAAGGTATCGAGACAGCACTCGACGACACCGAAACGAACCGAATCGACCCGGACGCTATCCCCGAACCGGACCTCGCGATCGTCGCCGATACCGCGGGCGCGGTGATCTTCGAGGAAGCGAACGAGCTCGCCCGCGAGAGCGCGACGCCGTGGCTCGCAGTCGAGCTCGGTGGCATCGGTGGCCAAGCGGTCTGTGAAGCTTCCATCACCGGCTTCGGTCCCGAGACGGCCTGCTATAACTGTCTGCAAGCGCGCGTCGCGGCGAGTGGTGACAGCACGGATAGCACGAACGGCGCGGACGAGGACGAAGCAGATGAGCCGAGCACCGACCCCGCGACCGCCCGGCTGGCCGGCGCACGCGCGGGCTACGAGGCCAGCCGACTGCTTGCGGGCGAGCGATCGCCTGTCATGGGTGGGGTCGTCGAACTTCCACACGCCGAGCGACGACTCCTGGCAGTGCCGAACTGCGACTGTGCCGGCGAACGGGATCGAGAGCTTCGACGCGGGTACGAGGATCGCGGGCTCGACGATGCACTCGGACGGGCCGAGGCCGCCCTCGACGAGCGCGTCGGCATCGTCACCGAGGTCGGCGAGATCGCCTCCTTCCCCGCACCGTACTATCTCGCGCGAGTGGGCGAGACGGCGGGATTCAGCGATGCGAGCGCGGCGAGCGAGGCCGCCGGTGTCGCCGCCGACTGGGATCGTGCGTTCATGAAGGCGCTCGGCGAGGCGCTCGAACGGTACAGCGCCGGCGTCTATCGCACCGAGGCGTTCGAACACGGCACGTCCGCGGAGATCGAGAGGGCCATCCCGCCGTCGTCGTTCGCACTGCCGGAAGGTGCGGAGACGGATGCGACGGCGTCGATTCCGTGGGTTCCCGGCGAGGACCTCGCGACCGGCGAGTCGGTCCATCTGCCGGCGGAGTTCGTCCAATTCCCGCCGCCGGACCATCGCCACGGGCCGTCGATCACCACGGGGTTGGGACTCGGGAATTCGGGTACCGAGGCACTCCTCTCGGGGCTCACGGAAGTCGTCGAGCGCGATGCGGCGATGCTCTCGTGGTATTCGACGTACGAGCCGCTCGGACTGGCGGTCGACGACGAAGGGTTCGAGACGCTCGCTCGGCGCGCGCGATCGGAGGGGTTGACCGTGACACCCGTATTGCTCACGCAGGACGTCGACGTTCCGGTGGTCGCCGTCGCCGTCGAGCGCGACGAGTGGCCACGGTTCGCGGTCGGGTCGGCGGCGGGATTCGATCCCGACGAGGTGGCGCGGTCGGCGCTCGCGGAGGCGCTCCAGAGCTGGATGGAGCTGCGCGCGATGGGCCCGGAGGAGGCCACCGAGGCCGAGGGGGAGATCGGACAGTACGCCGATACGCCCGGCCCGGCGGCGGACTTTTTCGCCGTCGAGAGCCGCGTTCCGGCGGCGAGCGTCGGGCCGGAGACGGTGCCGACGGGCCAGGACGCATTCGATGTGCTGGTCGATCGCGTAACCGAAGCGGGACTCGATGTCTACGGTGCGCGACTCACCCCGAGAGACGTCGAATCGATCGGTTTCGAGGCCGTGAGCGTGCTCGTGCCCGGCGCGCAGCCGCTGTTCACCGACGAGGCTTTCTTTGGTGAGCGCGCCAGCGAGGTGCCGCAGGCGCTCGGATTCGCACCGCGACTCGACCGCGCGTTCCATCCGTATCCCTGA
- a CDS encoding IS630 family transposase — translation MSGDRRKEIVRHLSEDDLDRLLAETDDGKVSKRLTFVKRLYKGATLEDAADDVGRSSATATRWVRRWNEGGLGLLTPNFGGGRPPKLGEDEQEQLLELLREGQPWKSQEIQYLLNEEFDVEYHPAHLGRFLKKLGLSRAIPRTQRPSQPENAEGILEERVGDAFDEDADEPHNKQDSDDEEGWVVDDDICTDGGTILGFFDTSHPQPWDNSQRMYYVDDPHITRPLVRHDEPTVGFYALNGESVVSFPENQEKEQICACLERIREQNPGKRILLVLDNFSSHICPYTRRRAHQLGIDLVFLPVGSPDLNPIEPVWKSLRWEASPLIVESAEEFRALVTDLFDRLTDRLSFAVSWIEKFLAPYLQKLSK, via the coding sequence ATGAGTGGAGATCGTCGCAAGGAAATCGTCCGACATCTCAGTGAAGACGATCTCGATCGACTACTCGCCGAAACCGACGACGGAAAAGTTAGCAAGCGACTGACGTTCGTCAAGCGACTCTACAAAGGCGCAACTCTTGAGGACGCTGCCGACGACGTCGGCAGGTCCTCTGCGACTGCGACTCGCTGGGTACGACGATGGAATGAGGGTGGACTCGGTCTCCTCACGCCGAACTTCGGGGGCGGCAGGCCCCCGAAGCTCGGCGAGGACGAGCAGGAACAGTTGCTCGAACTCTTGCGAGAGGGTCAACCCTGGAAATCACAGGAGATCCAGTACCTCCTCAACGAAGAGTTCGACGTTGAGTACCATCCAGCTCACCTTGGAAGATTTCTCAAAAAGCTTGGTCTCTCACGTGCGATTCCACGAACACAGCGTCCCTCTCAACCTGAGAACGCCGAGGGGATCCTCGAAGAACGCGTCGGAGACGCGTTCGACGAGGACGCCGATGAGCCACACAACAAACAGGACAGTGATGATGAGGAAGGCTGGGTCGTTGACGACGATATCTGTACGGACGGCGGTACTATCCTCGGATTCTTCGATACATCCCATCCACAGCCGTGGGACAATTCACAGCGGATGTACTACGTCGATGATCCCCACATCACTCGACCGCTGGTTCGTCACGACGAACCAACGGTCGGCTTCTACGCACTCAACGGCGAGAGCGTGGTGAGCTTCCCCGAAAATCAGGAGAAAGAACAGATCTGTGCGTGTCTCGAACGGATCCGCGAGCAGAATCCGGGCAAGCGGATTCTGCTCGTCTTGGACAACTTCTCCTCGCACATCTGTCCGTACACGCGTAGGCGCGCGCATCAGCTAGGAATCGATTTGGTGTTCCTTCCGGTTGGCTCGCCGGATTTGAACCCGATCGAGCCGGTTTGGAAGAGTCTGCGCTGGGAAGCCTCGCCACTGATCGTCGAGAGCGCGGAGGAATTCCGCGCTCTCGTCACCGATCTGTTCGACCGCCTCACTGATCGGCTGAGTTTCGCCGTTTCATGGATCGAGAAATTCCTCGCTCCGTATCTTCAGAAGTTATCTAAATGA
- a CDS encoding DUF63 family protein, whose translation MASIADRVDPVRAWLAAAVAGVLAIAAGALAFPRAIYTNFLWKYFWGPIDADAHNALCAVRADGVVRRFGESETCRAAAAQGLTVAEPGYTLVSEAGYAVVLLFMLAGVLLLVRRLGIGTDRRLFFALIPFTLFGGALRVVEDANDAVPADATAAISYPANALIISPVIYLTVFVVTLAAILLSLRLARRDVISEFEPALAGMGTVALVVTLAYLAFLSYSTEFVAFYPQMLVLTLGIASALAVGIYYAIDRLAPALNAGTGLIGLAILWAQAVDGVANVLASDWAQAIGLPFQYSAKHPINAIIVGATTTVFPPSIIDVIGDSWPFLLVKLVLATGVIWLFDETIFEESPRYSYLLMLAVLVVGLGPGTRDMLRATFGI comes from the coding sequence ATGGCTTCGATAGCGGACCGGGTCGACCCCGTGCGGGCGTGGCTCGCGGCGGCCGTCGCGGGCGTCCTCGCCATCGCCGCCGGGGCGCTCGCCTTCCCGCGGGCAATCTATACGAACTTTCTCTGGAAATACTTCTGGGGGCCGATCGACGCCGACGCCCACAACGCCCTCTGTGCGGTCCGGGCCGATGGAGTGGTCCGCCGCTTCGGCGAAAGCGAGACCTGCCGTGCGGCCGCGGCGCAGGGGCTCACCGTCGCCGAGCCGGGCTACACGCTCGTCTCCGAGGCCGGGTACGCCGTCGTCCTGCTGTTCATGCTCGCCGGCGTGCTCCTCCTGGTGCGCCGACTCGGCATCGGCACCGACAGGCGGCTCTTCTTCGCACTGATCCCGTTCACCCTCTTCGGCGGCGCGCTCCGGGTGGTCGAGGACGCCAACGACGCCGTCCCTGCCGACGCGACTGCCGCCATCTCCTATCCCGCGAACGCGCTCATCATCAGCCCCGTCATCTATCTCACCGTCTTCGTCGTCACGCTCGCGGCTATCCTCCTCAGCCTCCGGCTCGCCCGTCGCGACGTCATATCCGAGTTCGAGCCGGCGCTCGCCGGGATGGGCACGGTCGCGCTCGTCGTGACGCTCGCCTACCTCGCCTTCCTCTCCTACTCGACCGAGTTCGTCGCCTTCTACCCGCAGATGCTCGTGCTCACGCTCGGCATCGCCTCGGCGCTCGCCGTCGGCATCTACTACGCCATCGACCGGCTCGCACCCGCCCTGAACGCCGGCACGGGCCTCATCGGGCTGGCGATCCTCTGGGCGCAGGCGGTCGACGGCGTGGCGAACGTGCTGGCTTCGGACTGGGCGCAGGCCATCGGGCTCCCCTTCCAGTACAGCGCGAAACATCCGATCAACGCCATCATCGTCGGCGCTACCACCACGGTCTTTCCGCCGTCGATCATCGACGTCATCGGCGACTCCTGGCCGTTCCTGCTCGTGAAACTCGTCCTCGCGACCGGCGTCATCTGGCTGTTCGACGAGACGATCTTCGAGGAGAGCCCGCGCTACTCCTACCTGCTGATGCTCGCGGTGCTCGTTGTCGGGCTCGGGCCCGGCACACGCGACATGCTCCGGGCGACGTTTGGTATCTAG
- a CDS encoding IS5 family transposase has protein sequence MSTQIFRFTERVVFAVKRVADDWDEPAAPEGGGGFTDAAMISIHCLRIYLDTTYRMTIDVLTEMPRISREIGLEPADLPHPSTLCLAFDRIEMAVCRTLLQQSAQFHNTGPIGAIDATFFERSPASRSYCNKTKYEVQGLKATKLVDAETNVILDLHCTTTREGSDADICMQLARRQADELQILTADKGYDCTWLREYLREDLDLRPLIKHCINKPYDHAHNARIDDDLYHQRSMSETVFSSVKRSLGVALRARTWYREFREIALMCAVYNIKQAAKQEIPLPSCD, from the coding sequence ATGTCAACGCAAATCTTCCGCTTCACCGAACGTGTTGTCTTCGCCGTCAAAAGGGTTGCCGATGATTGGGACGAACCCGCCGCCCCGGAAGGTGGCGGCGGGTTCACCGATGCAGCGATGATATCCATCCACTGTCTCCGGATTTATCTCGATACAACCTACCGGATGACGATCGATGTGTTGACGGAAATGCCACGAATATCGCGGGAGATCGGCCTTGAGCCGGCCGATCTCCCGCATCCATCGACGTTATGTCTCGCTTTCGATAGAATTGAGATGGCGGTCTGTCGAACACTTCTCCAGCAGTCTGCGCAGTTTCATAACACTGGGCCGATCGGAGCGATCGACGCTACGTTCTTCGAGCGCTCGCCTGCGAGCCGCTCGTACTGCAACAAGACGAAATACGAGGTACAGGGCCTCAAAGCCACGAAACTTGTCGATGCAGAAACAAACGTCATCCTCGATTTGCACTGTACGACCACCAGAGAAGGAAGTGACGCCGACATCTGCATGCAACTCGCCCGCCGGCAGGCGGACGAGTTGCAGATCCTCACTGCTGACAAAGGCTACGACTGCACGTGGCTGCGTGAGTACCTCCGTGAGGATCTTGACCTCCGACCGTTGATCAAGCACTGCATCAACAAGCCCTACGATCACGCCCACAACGCCCGAATTGACGACGATCTCTACCACCAGCGCTCCATGTCAGAAACCGTCTTCTCCTCGGTCAAGCGCTCGCTGGGCGTCGCCCTGCGAGCGCGGACATGGTATCGAGAATTTCGTGAGATCGCGTTGATGTGTGCGGTGTACAACATCAAGCAGGCCGCAAAACAGGAAATTCCACTTCCGTCATGCGATTAA
- a CDS encoding DUF309 domain-containing protein yields the protein MDEHTRDPSVEPPDGNPTGWRADRATTAADGERTGGSASGQWEHATLRRALDHGVRLYNAGEFHDSHDCFEAEWYNYGRGNTESKFLHGMVQVAAGAHKHFDFEDNAGMRSLFETALDYFVGVPNDFYGVDLLDVRMTLMNALEEPSVLAGWMIRLDGESPTARPVDFAYVTALD from the coding sequence ATGGACGAACACACTCGTGACCCATCCGTGGAGCCACCCGACGGAAATCCGACGGGCTGGCGAGCGGACAGGGCGACTACTGCCGCCGACGGCGAGCGGACTGGAGGATCCGCGAGCGGCCAGTGGGAACATGCCACCCTCCGGCGAGCGCTCGATCACGGCGTGCGCCTCTACAATGCGGGCGAGTTCCACGACTCGCACGATTGTTTCGAGGCGGAGTGGTATAACTACGGCCGCGGCAACACGGAATCGAAGTTCCTCCACGGGATGGTCCAGGTCGCGGCGGGCGCGCACAAGCATTTCGACTTCGAGGATAACGCGGGGATGCGTTCGCTCTTCGAGACGGCGCTCGACTACTTCGTCGGCGTGCCGAACGACTTCTACGGGGTCGATCTACTCGACGTTCGCATGACCCTGATGAACGCCTTGGAGGAACCGAGCGTGCTGGCGGGCTGGATGATCCGTCTCGACGGCGAGTCGCCCACGGCACGCCCGGTCGATTTCGCGTACGTGACGGCGCTCGACTGA
- a CDS encoding succinylglutamate desuccinylase/aspartoacylase domain-containing protein, protein MRIEQLGDGEPEIAVVGGIHGDEPCGVRAVEQLIERDPDVERPVKCIVANEEALDRDVRYTDADLNRVFPGDPDADTHEERLAAALLAELKGCTTLSMHSTQSYTGTFAVLADETLALAQSICPYLTLDAAVDTSAFTEGRLIEYAPVVEVECGYQGSAEATEHASTIAEEFLAALGALPGGEPHDEGVPLYRLTHLIPKGAADAYDVPATNFERVAAGETYATIDGEELVANEPFYPVLMSPYGYENEFGYAAELDGRLGGSAAGDERDRPETPR, encoded by the coding sequence ATGCGAATCGAGCAGTTGGGCGACGGCGAACCGGAGATCGCCGTCGTCGGTGGCATTCACGGCGACGAGCCGTGTGGCGTGCGCGCGGTCGAACAGCTCATCGAGCGGGATCCCGACGTCGAGCGACCCGTCAAATGTATCGTCGCCAACGAGGAGGCGCTCGACCGTGACGTGCGCTACACCGACGCCGATCTCAATCGGGTGTTCCCGGGCGATCCCGACGCCGACACCCACGAGGAGCGGCTTGCGGCGGCCCTGCTGGCGGAGCTCAAGGGCTGTACGACCCTCTCGATGCACTCGACCCAGTCCTATACTGGTACTTTCGCCGTTCTCGCCGACGAGACTCTGGCGCTCGCCCAGTCGATCTGTCCCTATCTCACTCTCGACGCGGCCGTCGACACGAGCGCGTTCACGGAGGGGCGACTGATCGAGTACGCGCCCGTCGTCGAGGTCGAATGTGGCTATCAGGGCTCTGCGGAGGCCACCGAGCACGCCAGCACGATCGCCGAGGAGTTCCTCGCGGCGCTCGGCGCGCTCCCCGGTGGCGAGCCACACGACGAGGGCGTGCCGCTGTACCGACTCACCCATCTCATCCCGAAGGGCGCGGCCGACGCCTACGACGTCCCGGCGACGAACTTCGAGCGCGTCGCCGCCGGCGAGACCTACGCGACGATCGACGGCGAGGAACTCGTCGCCAACGAACCGTTCTATCCCGTGTTGATGTCGCCCTATGGCTACGAAAACGAATTCGGCTACGCCGCGGAGCTCGACGGACGGCTGGGTGGGTCGGCCGCCGGCGACGAGCGCGACCGGCCGGAAACGCCGCGGTAG
- a CDS encoding UPF0179 family protein, with amino-acid sequence MSQVTLVGTRLADVGTEFVYQGEASACEGCPYREQCLNLSEGTKYRVTSVRENTQTLECGVHDTGVRAVEVKPAPVMANVSPKSAYAGSKAKLDGPCPHTGCPSHEYCEPAGAAFDTEYRIQEVIGDPPHDYCHLDRELSLVEFAPAEE; translated from the coding sequence ATGTCACAGGTCACGCTCGTCGGCACGCGCCTCGCCGATGTCGGCACCGAGTTTGTCTATCAGGGTGAGGCCAGCGCCTGTGAGGGCTGTCCCTACCGCGAGCAGTGTCTCAACCTTTCTGAGGGAACGAAATACCGCGTCACGAGCGTTCGCGAGAACACCCAGACGCTCGAATGTGGCGTCCACGATACAGGGGTGCGCGCCGTCGAAGTCAAACCTGCGCCCGTGATGGCGAACGTCTCGCCGAAAAGCGCCTACGCGGGCAGCAAGGCGAAACTCGACGGCCCCTGTCCCCACACCGGCTGTCCGAGCCACGAGTACTGCGAGCCGGCTGGCGCGGCGTTCGACACCGAGTACCGCATTCAGGAGGTCATCGGCGACCCGCCACACGACTACTGCCATCTCGATCGCGAGCTCTCGCTCGTCGAGTTCGCACCCGCCGAGGAGTAG
- a CDS encoding DUF5820 family protein: MSEFDALPYSWTIWNESADQCILVFRPDIFDSHEFPAPCLPTLYLTHGQRSRRPGSELDPDPTDPWIVTLFLEPEVNRDADHYDARTDAVDGTIGLAERFADGEIDYRELYQVPREEYFEKLDELTGE; encoded by the coding sequence ATGAGCGAGTTCGACGCGCTGCCCTACTCGTGGACGATCTGGAACGAGAGCGCCGACCAGTGCATCCTCGTCTTCCGCCCCGACATCTTCGACAGCCACGAGTTCCCCGCACCCTGCCTGCCGACGCTCTATCTGACCCACGGCCAGCGCTCGCGCCGCCCCGGCAGCGAACTCGATCCCGACCCGACCGATCCGTGGATCGTCACGCTGTTTCTGGAACCGGAGGTCAACCGCGATGCCGACCACTACGATGCCAGGACGGACGCCGTCGACGGGACTATCGGGCTCGCCGAACGGTTCGCCGACGGCGAGATCGACTATCGGGAACTCTATCAGGTGCCTCGCGAGGAGTACTTCGAAAAACTCGACGAACTCACGGGGGAGTGA